A stretch of Hydrogenothermus marinus DNA encodes these proteins:
- a CDS encoding DUF2914 domain-containing protein, with protein MVLRLTAFLLAILFSLNISFAEEKKILAEVLEIKFATKIENREPINIYDEFPKDIKKIYCWTKIKAYQIPTFVIHEWYYNNRLMASVKLPITYYIFRTWSSKRILPIWTGKWKVIVKDERGNIIAEKEFFIKEK; from the coding sequence ATGGTTTTAAGATTAACTGCTTTTTTATTAGCTATATTATTTAGTTTAAATATATCCTTCGCTGAAGAAAAGAAAATATTAGCAGAGGTATTAGAAATAAAATTTGCTACTAAAATAGAAAATAGAGAACCTATTAATATATATGATGAATTTCCAAAAGATATTAAAAAGATTTATTGCTGGACAAAGATTAAAGCTTATCAAATACCAACATTTGTAATTCATGAATGGTATTACAATAATAGATTAATGGCATCAGTTAAACTTCCTATCACTTATTACATATTTAGAACTTGGAGTTCAAAAAGGATACTTCCTATCTGGACTGGAAAATGGAAAGTAATAGTAAAAGATGAAAGAGGAAATATTATTGCTGAAAAAGAGTTTTTTATAAAAGAAAAATAA
- a CDS encoding Rieske 2Fe-2S domain-containing protein — protein sequence MSEKKVSRRDFLLYAIGGWAAVGAGATLYAMYKTWEPLPEVKAAGIVEFDLATVKPGEVKVIEWRKKPVFILHRTPEMKEDCTKRTIKTSSGEYTVVIGICTHLGCIPNWEPENNIWHCPCHGGKYNACGINIFGPPPKPLYIPPFKLEGTKIVLGEEGPEYKQMVSG from the coding sequence ATGAGTGAAAAAAAGGTTTCCAGAAGGGATTTTCTTTTATATGCAATAGGAGGATGGGCTGCTGTTGGAGCAGGAGCTACTTTATATGCAATGTATAAAACATGGGAGCCACTTCCTGAAGTTAAAGCAGCTGGAATTGTTGAATTTGATTTGGCTACCGTAAAACCGGGAGAAGTAAAAGTTATAGAATGGAGAAAAAAACCAGTTTTTATACTTCATAGAACGCCAGAAATGAAAGAAGACTGTACAAAAAGAACAATAAAAACCTCTTCAGGTGAATACACAGTTGTTATTGGAATATGTACTCATCTTGGATGTATTCCGAACTGGGAGCCAGAAAATAATATATGGCATTGTCCTTGTCATGGTGGAAAGTATAATGCTTGTGGTATAAATATATTTGGTCCTCCTCCAAAGCCTTTATATATCCCGCCATTTAAATTAGAAGGAACAAAAATCGTTCTTGGAGAAGAGGGGCCTGAATACAAACAAATGGTATCTGGATAA
- a CDS encoding cytochrome b codes for MRFIDWLDERLEIRKLIKVSLTDYKVPKNINFLWSFGMLLVLTFAILFISGLFLLMYYKPDAKLAFDSVNKTIIMDVSYGWLFRHVHAVAASIVFLLMFIHIGRGIYYGSYKSPREIVWITGYILFILFAATAFTGYLLPWGQMSYWAAQTITTLFEKIPFIGPQLVIWLRGDYAVSDPTLTRFFALHVTLLPVLIMIVMGIHLYSVRIVGSNNEDGKPIDKKKEGVPFWPVFMSKEFFVMSVFLLFFFYLVFFKFDFAMDRVNFEPANPLQTPTHIYPEWYFLAFYEVLRGFFFSQNLGLIAFALSMVMILFLPWLDKSPTVSGKNRPLFQIAFWIFVIDVLVLTILGKLPPTGLYAWVGFFAALVFFGFFISLPIIARIEKKQLEGDKK; via the coding sequence ATGAGATTTATAGACTGGCTTGATGAAAGACTTGAAATTAGAAAATTAATAAAAGTAAGCCTTACAGACTATAAGGTGCCTAAGAATATAAACTTTCTTTGGTCTTTTGGAATGCTTCTTGTTTTAACTTTTGCAATTTTGTTTATCAGCGGCCTTTTTCTCCTAATGTATTATAAACCTGACGCAAAGCTTGCCTTTGATAGTGTAAATAAAACTATTATAATGGATGTTTCTTATGGATGGCTTTTTAGACATGTCCATGCAGTTGCCGCAAGTATTGTCTTTTTACTTATGTTTATACATATTGGGAGGGGTATTTATTATGGTTCTTATAAATCTCCAAGAGAAATAGTATGGATAACAGGTTATATTCTCTTTATATTATTTGCAGCTACTGCTTTTACAGGTTATCTATTACCTTGGGGGCAGATGTCATATTGGGCAGCTCAAACAATAACAACCTTATTTGAGAAAATTCCTTTTATTGGTCCACAACTTGTAATATGGTTAAGAGGAGATTATGCAGTTTCAGATCCAACTCTTACAAGATTTTTTGCTTTGCATGTTACTTTACTACCGGTTCTTATAATGATAGTTATGGGTATTCATTTATATTCAGTAAGAATTGTTGGAAGTAATAATGAAGATGGAAAACCAATTGATAAGAAAAAAGAAGGAGTTCCATTTTGGCCTGTTTTTATGTCTAAGGAATTTTTTGTAATGAGTGTATTTTTGTTATTTTTCTTTTATTTAGTATTTTTCAAATTTGATTTTGCAATGGATAGAGTTAATTTTGAACCTGCAAATCCTTTACAAACTCCAACTCATATATATCCTGAATGGTATTTTTTAGCATTTTATGAAGTATTAAGAGGTTTTTTCTTTAGTCAGAATTTAGGTTTGATAGCTTTTGCTTTAAGTATGGTAATGATATTATTCTTACCATGGCTTGATAAATCCCCTACGGTTAGTGGAAAAAATAGACCTTTATTCCAGATTGCATTCTGGATTTTTGTGATAGATGTTCTTGTTTTAACAATTCTAGGTAAACTTCCTCCAACAGGCCTTTATGCATGGGTTGGGTTTTTTGCAGCTTTAGTTTTTTTTGGATTTTTTATATCACTTCCAATAATTGCAAGAATAGAAAAGAAACAGCTTGAAGGGGATAAAAAATGA
- a CDS encoding cytochrome c1 has translation MIKELKILFAIVVIVLIGYYGIEDLAHHEMYGNIPKPDFNYLDLQYDIKEKGNPQNGENLFKQNCLSCHSLKVKNLKAMMDENTAMHAFNVVPPDLSNRANIVEEHFLFNFIKNPQNATKNPKFAMPPQPQLTDKQITDIVSFLKTVAKKDIQGEEIIEDACTRCHNIKYQKIEAHTNPENLKKYLGKIPPDLSLKGKSRDKEYLVAFINNPQTVLPGTSMPRLGLTKESTEKVVNYLEHIADPHKEERNKIGMWVLIYMLIGVILTYSWKKKIWKSLK, from the coding sequence ATGATAAAAGAATTAAAAATTTTATTTGCTATAGTAGTAATAGTACTTATTGGCTACTATGGTATTGAAGATTTAGCTCACCATGAAATGTATGGAAACATACCTAAACCTGATTTTAATTATCTTGATCTTCAATATGATATAAAAGAAAAAGGTAATCCTCAAAATGGGGAAAATTTATTTAAACAAAACTGTTTATCTTGTCATAGTTTAAAAGTTAAAAATCTAAAAGCTATGATGGATGAAAATACTGCTATGCACGCTTTTAATGTAGTTCCACCAGATTTATCAAATAGAGCAAATATTGTAGAAGAACATTTTTTATTTAATTTTATAAAAAACCCTCAAAATGCTACAAAAAACCCTAAATTTGCAATGCCTCCTCAACCACAACTTACAGATAAACAGATAACAGATATAGTATCTTTTTTAAAAACAGTAGCTAAAAAAGATATTCAAGGAGAAGAAATTATAGAAGATGCATGTACTAGATGTCATAACATAAAATACCAAAAGATAGAAGCTCATACAAACCCTGAAAATCTAAAAAAATACCTTGGTAAAATACCTCCAGATCTTTCTTTGAAAGGTAAATCAAGAGATAAAGAATATTTAGTTGCTTTCATAAATAATCCTCAAACTGTTTTACCTGGCACTTCTATGCCAAGACTTGGATTAACAAAAGAATCAACAGAAAAAGTTGTTAATTACCTTGAACATATAGCAGATCCTCATAAAGAAGAAAGAAATAAAATAGGAATGTGGGTTTTAATATATATGTTAATAGGAGTAATTCTTACTTATAGCTGGAAAAAGAAAATATGGAAAAGCTTAAAGTGA
- the recG gene encoding ATP-dependent DNA helicase RecG: MENIEKAKNIIKKVLQYDDNTIEKVKISEALETLLKNEEIPKTIKDDIKYIDGLSSAKKRAFLKYILNILETIKKEEKEKETIFFEKLSINELEKILIENLKILKPIEKKALKKVGATNIRKALYYFPVRYEDKRIKKIKQVKEGESGVFKVEVESIKKVNRGRIKVEVLLKDDTGSLKAYFVHDKPFLFNIFTKGKKLLVGGKVSIFRGEKNIFQPEVYNIEDSIIIDRIVPVYSLRGDSSIKTSSQTINHLRRAIFKLLKRYSKYIDEYMPKYILEKYKLPEIVEAIRRIHFPLSSENIDLLNDYETRYQIRFIFEELFLLQLAQEYRRYMLMQEQAEQIITNEDFIEKFEEKLPFELTNAQKKAIKEILEDIKKPIPMNRMVQGDVGSGKTIVAMAASYATALNKKQVAVMAPTEILAKQHFNNFKNILEPLGIKIALLTGSITGKEKKNLLKHIKNGDIDIVIGTHALIQDNVEFKNLSLVIVDEQHRFGVEQRKILTEKSHKSPHTLVMTATPIPRTLAMTYYGDLDVSIINELPKGRKPVKTFLLYEDERKNLYKMMKEELDKGRQAFVVYPLIEESEKTDLKSAEEGFKHYQEAFPDKKVVMLHGKMKQEEKDKIMEDFKNKKADILVSTTVIEVGVDVPNASIMVIEEAHRFGLSQIHQLRGRIGRGQYEGYCFLIIPSEFRKPSEDKTKENQRRRTLERLKVLVKTTDGFKIAEKDLEFRGSGDLVGTAQSGRFNFSIADLDRPLDRRIIKFAKEEAKKIIEEDPQLKDYPQLRQLLFDKYGDRFELSTVA, encoded by the coding sequence ATGGAAAATATAGAAAAAGCAAAGAATATAATAAAAAAAGTTTTACAATATGATGACAATACTATTGAAAAAGTAAAAATCTCAGAAGCTTTAGAAACTCTTTTAAAAAATGAAGAAATTCCAAAAACTATAAAAGATGATATTAAATATATAGATGGTCTTTCTTCAGCAAAAAAGAGAGCTTTTTTAAAATATATTCTAAATATTTTAGAGACTATAAAAAAAGAAGAAAAAGAGAAAGAAACAATTTTCTTTGAAAAGCTATCTATAAATGAACTTGAAAAAATATTAATAGAAAACCTAAAAATATTAAAACCTATAGAAAAAAAAGCCTTAAAAAAAGTAGGAGCAACAAATATAAGAAAAGCTTTATACTACTTTCCAGTAAGATATGAAGATAAAAGAATAAAAAAGATAAAACAGGTAAAAGAAGGTGAATCAGGGGTTTTTAAAGTAGAAGTTGAAAGTATAAAAAAAGTAAATAGAGGAAGAATAAAAGTAGAAGTTTTATTAAAAGATGATACAGGGAGTTTAAAAGCCTATTTTGTCCATGATAAGCCATTTTTATTTAATATATTCACAAAAGGAAAAAAGCTTTTAGTAGGTGGAAAAGTAAGTATATTTAGAGGAGAAAAAAATATATTCCAGCCTGAAGTTTATAATATTGAAGATAGTATAATCATAGATAGAATTGTACCTGTATATTCTTTAAGAGGAGATAGCTCAATAAAAACAAGTTCCCAAACTATAAATCACTTAAGAAGAGCTATTTTTAAATTACTAAAAAGATACTCAAAATATATAGATGAGTATATGCCTAAGTATATCCTAGAAAAATATAAACTGCCAGAAATAGTTGAAGCTATAAGAAGAATACATTTTCCTTTAAGTAGTGAGAATATAGACCTTTTAAATGATTATGAAACAAGATACCAAATAAGATTTATATTTGAAGAGTTATTTTTACTTCAGCTTGCCCAAGAGTATAGAAGATATATGTTAATGCAGGAACAAGCAGAGCAGATTATAACAAATGAAGATTTTATAGAAAAGTTTGAAGAAAAACTTCCTTTTGAACTTACAAATGCCCAAAAAAAAGCAATAAAAGAGATTTTAGAAGATATAAAAAAGCCTATTCCTATGAATAGGATGGTGCAAGGAGATGTTGGAAGCGGTAAAACAATAGTAGCAATGGCAGCAAGCTATGCTACGGCTTTAAATAAAAAACAAGTAGCAGTAATGGCACCTACAGAGATACTTGCAAAACAGCATTTTAATAATTTTAAGAATATACTTGAACCTCTTGGAATAAAAATAGCCCTTTTAACAGGAAGTATAACCGGAAAAGAGAAAAAAAATCTTTTAAAACATATAAAAAATGGAGATATAGATATAGTAATAGGAACCCATGCATTAATACAAGATAATGTAGAATTTAAAAATTTATCACTTGTAATAGTTGACGAGCAACACAGATTTGGAGTAGAACAAAGAAAAATCTTAACAGAAAAATCCCATAAATCACCACATACATTAGTAATGACAGCTACACCAATTCCAAGAACCTTAGCAATGACATATTATGGAGACTTAGATGTTTCAATTATAAATGAACTGCCAAAAGGGAGAAAACCAGTTAAAACATTCCTTCTTTATGAAGATGAAAGAAAAAACTTATACAAAATGATGAAAGAAGAACTTGATAAAGGAAGACAAGCATTTGTAGTTTACCCTTTAATTGAAGAATCAGAAAAAACAGATTTAAAATCAGCAGAAGAGGGTTTTAAGCATTATCAAGAAGCTTTTCCAGATAAAAAAGTAGTTATGCTACATGGAAAAATGAAACAAGAAGAAAAAGATAAAATTATGGAAGATTTTAAAAATAAAAAAGCAGATATTCTTGTTTCAACAACTGTAATAGAAGTAGGAGTAGATGTACCAAATGCATCTATAATGGTAATAGAAGAAGCTCATAGATTTGGACTTTCTCAGATTCACCAGCTTAGAGGAAGAATAGGAAGAGGACAGTATGAAGGATACTGTTTTTTAATAATACCTTCAGAATTTAGGAAGCCTTCAGAAGACAAAACTAAAGAAAATCAAAGAAGAAGAACCTTAGAAAGATTAAAAGTATTAGTAAAAACGACAGATGGATTTAAGATAGCAGAAAAAGATTTAGAGTTTAGAGGAAGTGGAGATTTAGTAGGAACAGCCCAATCAGGAAGATTTAATTTTTCTATAGCAGACTTAGATAGACCTTTAGATAGAAGAATAATAAAATTTGCAAAAGAAGAAGCGAAAAAAATTATAGAGGAAGACCCTCAATTAAAAGATTATCCCCAGCTAAGACAGCTTTTATTTGATAAATATGGAGATAGATTTGAACTTTCAACAGTTGCTTAA
- a CDS encoding DUF1858 domain-containing protein yields MKNIKLTTTIEEVLNRFPETREFFESKGMYCWTCKGKKHETIFYSATYYGLDPEEFLNQLKEFIKSKQSKIKKIK; encoded by the coding sequence ATGAAAAATATAAAGTTAACTACTACCATAGAAGAAGTTTTAAATAGATTTCCGGAAACAAGAGAGTTTTTTGAGAGTAAAGGAATGTACTGCTGGACTTGTAAAGGAAAAAAACATGAAACAATTTTTTATTCAGCTACCTATTATGGTTTAGACCCAGAAGAGTTTTTAAACCAATTAAAAGAATTTATAAAAAGTAAACAATCAAAAATAAAGAAGATTAAATGA
- the ispF gene encoding 2-C-methyl-D-erythritol 2,4-cyclodiphosphate synthase: MDFKVGIGFDIHRLEKGKKLIIGGIEIPFEKGWVAHSDGDIFFHALTDAILGAIGKGDIGQLFPDTDEKNKNLSSDIFLRKAVEISENEGYEIINIDSYILLEKPKLLPYRDKIIKNTSKITKCSNIFLKGKTFEKLGDIGQGKAGACEAIVLLKRRNT, translated from the coding sequence ATGGATTTTAAAGTAGGAATAGGATTTGATATTCACAGATTAGAAAAAGGTAAAAAACTTATTATTGGTGGCATTGAAATTCCTTTTGAAAAAGGATGGGTAGCTCATTCTGATGGAGATATATTTTTCCATGCTTTAACAGATGCAATACTTGGAGCTATAGGAAAAGGAGATATAGGACAGCTTTTCCCAGATACAGATGAAAAAAATAAAAATCTTTCAAGTGATATTTTTTTAAGAAAAGCAGTAGAAATATCTGAAAATGAAGGATATGAGATAATAAATATAGATAGTTATATACTTCTTGAAAAGCCAAAACTTTTACCATATAGAGATAAAATTATAAAAAATACATCAAAAATAACTAAATGTAGTAATATATTTTTAAAAGGTAAAACATTTGAAAAACTTGGAGATATAGGACAAGGAAAAGCAGGTGCGTGTGAGGCCATTGTTCTTTTAAAAAGGAGGAATACATGA
- a CDS encoding NAD(+)/NADH kinase, with protein sequence MKVELYPLFKKVNIFTKASEEARQFSVRLKNWLNSYAIESKIFENLADLEKEENIKGTELLLVVGGDGSLLITARRVAKWGIPILGINLGRLGFLTEVNEDEAFDVLAQILSKPLCISRRMMLRATLIRDGKEILKADVLNDVVVNKAILARIVDVAVYVGDRYITTYNGDGIIIATPTGSTGYALSAGGPIVYPMMENFLVVPICPHTLTDRPLMLPPFEPITIELVAKDKDAWLTLDGQEGTELKYKDKIIVKQSPYYTYLVRKPDKNYFDILREKLNWS encoded by the coding sequence ATGAAAGTAGAACTTTATCCTTTATTTAAAAAGGTAAATATTTTTACAAAAGCAAGTGAAGAAGCAAGACAGTTTTCTGTAAGACTTAAAAACTGGCTAAATAGTTATGCAATAGAATCTAAAATTTTTGAAAATTTAGCAGATTTAGAAAAAGAAGAAAATATAAAAGGAACAGAACTTCTTTTAGTTGTTGGAGGAGATGGTTCTTTACTTATAACAGCAAGAAGAGTAGCCAAATGGGGTATTCCTATACTTGGAATTAATTTAGGAAGACTTGGATTTTTAACAGAAGTAAATGAAGATGAAGCATTTGATGTTTTAGCTCAGATCTTATCTAAGCCTCTTTGTATATCAAGAAGAATGATGCTAAGAGCTACATTAATTAGAGATGGAAAAGAGATTTTAAAAGCAGATGTTTTAAATGATGTTGTTGTAAATAAAGCTATTTTAGCCAGAATTGTAGATGTGGCAGTTTATGTTGGAGATAGATATATTACAACCTATAATGGTGATGGAATAATAATAGCAACACCTACAGGTTCTACAGGTTATGCTTTATCTGCAGGAGGACCTATAGTTTATCCTATGATGGAAAACTTTTTAGTTGTACCAATATGTCCTCATACATTAACAGATAGACCTTTAATGCTACCACCATTTGAACCAATAACTATAGAACTTGTAGCAAAAGATAAAGATGCATGGCTTACCCTTGATGGACAAGAAGGTACAGAGCTTAAATATAAAGATAAAATAATTGTAAAACAATCACCTTATTATACATATCTTGTAAGAAAACCTGATAAAAATTATTTTGATATTTTAAGAGAAAAACTAAACTGGTCATAA
- the glyA gene encoding serine hydroxymethyltransferase encodes MLEHLKSEDKEVFEAVSKEFKRQQEHLEMIASENYTSYAVMEAQGSVLTNKYAEGLPHKRYYGGCEYVDIVEDLAIERVKKIFGAEHANVQPHSGSQANQAVYFSQLKAGDTIMGMSLAHGGHLTHGAKVNLSGIVFNSVQYGVNPETELIDYDEVYKLAKEHKPKMIVAGASAYSRIIDWAKFKEIADEVGALFMVDMAHYAGIIAGGAYPSPVPYADFVTSTTHKTLRGPRGGFILSKAEYGKDIDKWVFPRLQGGPLMHVIAAKAVAFKQALTDEFKKYAEQTVKNAKVLAEELKAEGLRIVSGGTDSHIVLVDLRPLNVKGNQAEEALGKANITVNKNAIPFDPEKPMVTSGIRLGTAALTTRGMKENDMRRIAKNIVKVLKNIDNEKVINEVKEDVLSLCSTYPLYPEWTKYYLS; translated from the coding sequence TTGTTAGAACATTTAAAATCTGAAGACAAAGAAGTTTTTGAAGCAGTTTCAAAAGAGTTTAAAAGACAACAAGAACATCTTGAGATGATAGCTTCTGAGAATTATACATCTTATGCTGTAATGGAAGCTCAAGGTTCTGTTTTAACAAATAAATATGCAGAAGGACTTCCACATAAAAGATATTATGGTGGATGTGAATATGTAGATATAGTTGAAGATTTAGCTATAGAAAGGGTTAAAAAAATATTTGGTGCAGAACATGCAAATGTTCAACCTCATTCAGGTTCTCAAGCAAATCAAGCAGTTTATTTCTCACAGCTTAAAGCAGGAGATACTATAATGGGAATGAGCCTTGCTCATGGTGGCCATTTAACCCATGGAGCAAAAGTAAATCTTTCTGGGATAGTATTTAACTCTGTCCAATATGGAGTAAATCCTGAAACAGAATTAATAGATTATGATGAAGTTTATAAACTTGCAAAAGAACATAAACCTAAAATGATAGTTGCAGGCGCATCTGCATATTCAAGAATTATAGACTGGGCTAAATTTAAAGAGATAGCTGATGAAGTTGGAGCTTTATTTATGGTTGATATGGCCCATTATGCAGGGATTATAGCTGGAGGTGCTTATCCTTCACCGGTTCCTTATGCAGATTTTGTAACTTCAACAACTCATAAAACTTTAAGAGGCCCAAGAGGTGGATTTATTTTATCTAAAGCAGAATATGGAAAAGATATAGATAAATGGGTATTTCCAAGACTTCAAGGTGGTCCTTTAATGCATGTGATAGCAGCTAAAGCAGTAGCATTTAAACAAGCTTTAACAGATGAGTTTAAAAAGTATGCAGAGCAGACAGTTAAAAATGCAAAAGTTTTAGCAGAAGAGTTAAAAGCAGAAGGGCTTAGAATAGTATCAGGTGGAACAGATTCTCATATTGTTCTTGTTGATTTAAGACCTTTAAATGTAAAAGGAAATCAAGCAGAAGAAGCCCTTGGAAAAGCAAATATTACTGTAAATAAAAATGCAATCCCATTTGATCCAGAAAAACCAATGGTAACATCAGGAATTAGACTTGGTACAGCGGCTCTTACAACAAGAGGTATGAAAGAAAATGATATGAGAAGAATAGCTAAAAATATTGTTAAAGTATTGAAAAATATTGACAATGAAAAAGTTATAAATGAAGTTAAAGAAGATGTTTTATCTTTATGTTCTACATATCCTTTATATCCAGAATGGACTAAGTATTATTTAAGCTAA
- the rpiB gene encoding ribose 5-phosphate isomerase B, giving the protein MKVAIGSDHAGFDLKEVIKKHLEEKGFEVIDKGTYSKERVDYPVYGKAVAESVVSGEADKGIVICGTGIGISISANKVKGIRAALCTNEYMARMAIRHNNANILALGGRVLGQDLAINIVDAFFSEHFEGGRHEKRIELIHQIEESYCQ; this is encoded by the coding sequence TTGAAAGTAGCTATAGGCTCTGATCATGCTGGTTTTGATCTAAAAGAAGTAATTAAAAAACATCTTGAAGAAAAAGGTTTTGAAGTAATAGACAAAGGAACTTATTCAAAAGAAAGAGTTGATTATCCAGTTTATGGAAAAGCAGTTGCTGAAAGTGTTGTAAGTGGAGAAGCAGATAAAGGAATAGTAATATGTGGAACAGGTATAGGAATATCTATATCTGCAAATAAAGTAAAAGGAATAAGAGCCGCTTTATGCACAAATGAGTATATGGCAAGAATGGCAATTAGACATAACAACGCAAACATTTTAGCTCTTGGTGGAAGAGTATTAGGTCAAGATTTAGCTATAAATATAGTAGATGCTTTTTTCTCAGAACATTTTGAAGGTGGAAGACACGAAAAAAGAATTGAACTTATTCATCAGATTGAGGAAAGTTATTGTCAATAA
- a CDS encoding DsbC family protein — MKVLKLFSIVLALSLISISVKAQESCLSNSDVSIKDVKKALAPLLGNAKVLSVSDSPVDGLYEVIVEVNGKKIPVYLDCSMEYLISGEIISIKERKSLTREKVTKLNQQDLKEKLAKLEKRIGKEKAEKLKKILGERGLSRIRLIDENAMPTKADVILGNKNAKFVIYEITDPQCPFCKRFHEEMKKVLAKRNDVQFRVILFPLPFHKYAKPVSKAIICQPTKEASAKLLNKAFEKQTDKEEFKKLGEKACDKAEEALNQNMEIAQKLGIRGTPTLIFPHGIVISGAIPADMLNKIIDALK; from the coding sequence ATGAAAGTTTTAAAACTCTTTTCTATTGTTTTAGCTCTATCTTTAATCTCTATTTCAGTAAAAGCACAAGAATCTTGTTTATCTAATAGTGATGTATCTATAAAAGATGTAAAAAAGGCTTTAGCTCCACTTCTTGGAAATGCAAAAGTATTATCTGTTTCTGATTCTCCAGTAGATGGTTTATATGAAGTTATTGTTGAAGTAAATGGGAAAAAAATCCCTGTATATTTAGATTGTTCAATGGAATATTTAATAAGTGGAGAGATTATATCTATAAAAGAAAGAAAAAGTTTAACAAGAGAAAAGGTTACAAAGCTAAATCAACAAGATTTAAAAGAAAAATTAGCGAAGTTAGAAAAAAGAATTGGTAAAGAAAAAGCTGAAAAGCTTAAAAAAATATTAGGAGAAAGAGGTTTATCAAGGATAAGACTTATTGATGAAAATGCTATGCCAACAAAAGCAGATGTTATTTTAGGAAATAAAAATGCTAAATTTGTAATTTATGAAATAACAGATCCTCAATGTCCTTTCTGTAAAAGATTCCATGAAGAGATGAAAAAAGTTCTTGCTAAAAGAAATGATGTTCAGTTTAGAGTTATACTATTTCCTCTTCCATTCCATAAATATGCGAAACCTGTATCTAAAGCTATAATATGTCAGCCAACAAAAGAGGCATCAGCTAAACTTTTAAATAAAGCATTTGAAAAACAAACAGATAAAGAAGAATTTAAAAAGCTTGGAGAAAAAGCTTGTGATAAAGCAGAAGAAGCATTAAATCAAAATATGGAAATTGCTCAAAAGTTAGGTATTAGAGGAACTCCTACGTTAATATTCCCACATGGTATTGTTATATCTGGAGCTATTCCAGCAGATATGTTAAATAAGATAATAGATGCTCTCAAATAA
- a CDS encoding ABC transporter ATP-binding protein: MLSNKYKRGDYPLLSVKNLKVNFISENQTISALKGISFEVYPNEIVALVGESGSGKSVSCYSILKLLPRYAKVEGKISLNTKRYNIDNLLNLNNEDIRKIRGYDISLIFQEPSSVLNPLLTIREQIVETILAHRNVSKEEATEIALRALRDVHIPEEEKRFYQYPHELSGGLKQRVAIAIATVNEPSVILADEPTTALDVTVASKILDLFKKQKEKDRGVLLITHDFGVVAEVADYVYVIKDGEILEHNNVYEIFENPKHPYTIKLLESRPIFLR, from the coding sequence ATGCTCTCAAATAAATATAAAAGAGGGGATTATCCCCTCTTATCTGTAAAAAATCTAAAGGTTAATTTTATTTCAGAAAATCAAACTATATCAGCCTTAAAAGGTATCTCTTTTGAAGTTTATCCAAATGAGATAGTTGCTTTAGTTGGTGAATCAGGAAGTGGTAAAAGTGTAAGTTGTTATTCAATCTTAAAACTTCTTCCAAGGTATGCAAAGGTAGAAGGAAAAATATCTTTAAATACTAAAAGATATAATATAGATAACCTTTTAAATCTAAATAATGAAGATATAAGAAAGATTAGAGGCTATGATATTTCTTTAATTTTTCAAGAACCATCTTCAGTATTAAATCCTTTATTAACTATAAGAGAGCAGATAGTAGAAACTATTTTAGCCCATAGAAATGTTTCTAAAGAAGAAGCTACAGAAATAGCATTAAGAGCTCTAAGAGATGTACATATTCCAGAAGAAGAAAAAAGATTTTATCAATATCCCCATGAACTTTCAGGTGGATTAAAACAAAGAGTAGCTATAGCCATAGCCACAGTTAATGAGCCTTCTGTTATTCTTGCTGATGAGCCGACTACCGCATTAGATGTAACAGTTGCTTCAAAAATTTTAGATTTATTTAAAAAACAAAAAGAAAAAGATAGAGGAGTACTTCTTATTACTCACGATTTTGGAGTAGTAGCAGAAGTAGCAGATTATGTTTATGTAATAAAAGATGGAGAAATTTTAGAACATAATAATGTTTATGAAATTTTTGAAAATCCAAAGCATCCATATACAATAAAACTTCTAGAGTCAAGACCTATTTTTTTGAGATAG